A window of Peromyscus eremicus chromosome 7, PerEre_H2_v1, whole genome shotgun sequence contains these coding sequences:
- the Scn4b gene encoding sodium channel subunit beta-4, whose protein sequence is MSLPLEVSVGKATTIYAINGSAILLPCTFSSCFGFENLYFRWSYNNTETYRILIDGIVKNEKSDPKVKVKGDDRITLEGSTKEKMNNISILLSDLEFSDTGKYTCFVRNPKEKDLNNSATIFLQVVDKLEEVDNTVTLIILAVVGGVIGLLVCILLLKKLITFILKKTREKKKECLVSSSGNDNTENGLPGSKAEEKPPTKV, encoded by the exons ATGTCCCTGCCGTTGGAggtgtctgtggggaaggctACCACCATCTACGCTATCAACGGCTCAGCGATCCTGCTGCCCTGCACCTTCTCCAGCTGTTTTGGCTTCGAGAATCTCTACTTCAGATGGTCCTACAATAACACCGAGACGTACAGGATT CTCATAGACGGCATTGTGAAGAATGAGAAGTCTGACCCGAAGGTGAAGGTGAAGGGCGATGACCGCATTACCCTGGAGGGCTCCACGAAGGAGAAGATGAACAACATCTCCATCCTGCTGAGTGACCTGGAGTTCAGTGACACGGGCAAATACACCTGCTTTGTGAGGAACCCCAAAGAGAAGGACCTCAACAACTCTGCCACCATTTTCCTCCAAGTGGTTGATAAAT TGGAAGAAGTGGACAACACGGTGACGCTCATCATCCTGGCTGTGGTGGGTGGGGTCATCGGACTTCTGGTCTGCATCCTGCTGCTGAAGAAGCTCATCACCTTCATCCTCAAGAAGACCCGAGAGAAGAA gAAGGAATGTCTCGTGAGTTCCTCCGGGAATGACAACACAGAGAATGGCCTACCCGGCTCCAAGGCAGAGGAGAAGCCACCCACAAAAGTGTGA